One window of Marinobacterium aestuarii genomic DNA carries:
- a CDS encoding histone deacetylase family protein yields the protein MTTAYISHIDCELHEMGAGHPESPQRLQAISAELGVSGLLDRLECLRPDAASHDQLALAHPRNYIRELEALHPQQGHNYADPDTALNPHSLRAARLAAGAVLLGTQQILSGACQNAFCAVRPPGHHAEQASAMGFCLFNNVALGVEWALNQSDIERVAVLDFDVHHGNGTVDIFKDRPEVLVCSSFQYPFYPFRYQDIRRPNIVHTPLAAGTASSAFRHAIEQAWLPALAEHRPDMIFISAGFDAHRDDPLGQLQLTDADFHWITGLIGEAASRYAGGRILSVLEGGYNLKALGRSAAAHVQALLEAR from the coding sequence ATGACGACCGCTTACATCAGCCACATCGATTGCGAGCTGCACGAGATGGGCGCAGGCCATCCCGAGAGCCCGCAGCGATTGCAGGCCATTAGCGCAGAGCTGGGCGTCAGCGGACTGCTCGATCGGCTCGAATGCCTCAGGCCCGACGCCGCCAGCCATGATCAGCTGGCGCTTGCGCACCCGCGCAACTACATTCGCGAACTCGAGGCGCTGCACCCACAGCAGGGGCACAACTACGCCGATCCGGATACGGCGCTGAATCCCCACAGTCTGCGTGCGGCACGCCTGGCAGCTGGTGCAGTACTGCTGGGTACCCAGCAGATTCTCAGCGGTGCCTGCCAGAATGCTTTTTGCGCCGTGCGCCCGCCAGGACATCACGCCGAGCAGGCCAGCGCCATGGGTTTCTGCCTGTTTAACAATGTCGCGCTGGGGGTGGAATGGGCGCTGAATCAAAGCGATATAGAACGGGTCGCGGTGCTGGATTTCGATGTTCACCATGGCAATGGCACCGTGGATATCTTCAAGGACAGGCCGGAAGTACTGGTGTGCTCAAGTTTTCAGTACCCATTTTATCCGTTTCGCTATCAGGACATTCGCCGCCCCAATATCGTCCATACGCCGCTGGCGGCGGGCACCGCAAGCAGCGCCTTTCGCCACGCCATCGAACAGGCCTGGCTGCCGGCGCTGGCAGAGCACCGTCCGGATATGATCTTTATTTCCGCGGGCTTTGATGCCCACCGTGACGACCCGCTGGGGCAGCTGCAATTGACCGACGCGGACTTTCACTGGATCACCGGGCTGATCGGGGAGGCGGCCAGTCGCTATGCGGGCGGGCGCATACTGTCGGTGCTGGAAGGTGGCTATAACCTCAAGGCGCTGGGCCGAAGCGCCGCCGCCCATGTGCAGGCGTTGCTTGAAGCACGCTAG